In Silene latifolia isolate original U9 population chromosome X, ASM4854445v1, whole genome shotgun sequence, the following proteins share a genomic window:
- the LOC141622046 gene encoding endoglucanase 8-like, whose product MGKLVVLIMGYFILIEIIITTSLATMKHDYGEALSKSILFFEGQRSGKLPSSQRLLWRQDSALRDGFQLVNKKQIDLVGGYYDAGDNVKFNFPMAFSTTMLAWSVIEFREFMGPDLQPALEAIQWATDYFLKCTSVPGVVYAQVGEGQADHNCWERPEDMDTPRTVFAVNTTSPGSEVSGEIAAALAASSMALRASNRTYAARLLSRSRTVFNFADTYRGSYNDSLGLWVCSFYCDYSGYQDELIWAATWIYRASKLPFYSNYVLNNFQKLEPPYSGGSFAEFGWDTKHAGINVLISKMNMDRRSQFIDKADNFVCSVLPESPTNIVSYSPGGLMFKAGGSNMQHSTALSFLLIVHARFSSRTKRLINCGNVAIKPSRLLQLARQQVDYILGDNPLNMSYMVGYGKKYPQKIHHRGSSLPSTRDHPQKIQCSQGSSYFFSSDPNPNVLVGAVVGGPDIKDEYKDSRADFVHSEPTTYINAPLVGLLAFFKGHSN is encoded by the exons ATGGGTAAACTTGTAGTTTTAATTATGGGTTATTTTATACTAATTGAGATTATTATAACAACCTCATTAGCAACAATGAAGCATGATTATGGTGAAGCATTGTCTAAGAGCATATTGTTCTTTGAAGGACAAAGGTCTGGCAAGTTGCCTTCTTCTCAAAGGTTGCTTTGGCGTCAAGATTCCGCTCTTCGCGACGGTTTTCAATTG GTGAACAAAAAACAAATAGACTTAGTAGGAGGATATTACGATGCAGGCGACAATGTCAAGTTCAACTTCCCTATGGCTTTCTCCACAACAATGCTAGCATGGAGCGTGATCGAGTTCCGTGAATTCATGGGCCCGGACCTCCAACCTGCCCTCGAGGCGATCCAATGGGCCACGGACTACTTCCTAAAGTGCACTAGCGTACCAGGAGTAGTATATGCTCAAGTTGGTGAGGGCCAAGCTGATCATAATTGTTGGGAAAGGCCTGAAGACATGGACACTCCTAGAACTGTTTTTGCTGTCAACACTACTTCCCCTGGCTCCGAGGTTTCTGGTGAAATTGCGGCTGCTTTAGCCGCTTCTTCCATGGCTTTGAGGGCTTCTAATCGTACTTATGCTGCTCGCCTTCTTAGCCGGTCAAGAACG GTGTTCAATTTTGCAGATACATACAGGGGATCCTATAATGACAGTCTTGGACTTTGGGTTTGTTCTTTCTACTGTGATTACAGTGGTTATCag GATGAATTAATCTGGGCTGCAACTTGGATATATAGAGCATCTAAACTACCCTTTTATTCTAATTACGTCTTAAACAACTTCCAGAAACTTGAACCACCTTACAGTGGTGGTAGCTTCGCCGAATTTGGTTGGGATACTAAGCATGCTGGCATTAATGTACTTATTTCTAAG aTGAACATGGATCGACGTAGTCAATTTATCGACAAAGCTGATAACTTTGTATGCTCGGTGTTGCCTGAATCACCAACCAACATCGTTTCTTATTCACCAG GCGGGCTAATGTTCAAAGCGGGAGGAAGCAACATGCAGCATTCGACAGCGTTATCGTTTCTACTCATAGTACACGCACGCTTCTCAAGCCGGACAAAGAGGTTGATCAATTGCGGAAATGTGGCCATTAAACCCTCTAGACTCTTACAATTAGCACGACAACAAGTCGACTACATACTAGGAGATAATCCACTAAACATGTCATACATGGTTGGATACGGCAAAAAGTATCCGCAAAAAATACACCATAGAGGTTCATCATTGCCATCTACTCGAGATCATCCACAAAAAATTCAATGTAGCCAAGGATCATCATACTTCTTTAGTAGCGATCCTAATCCGAATGTATTGGTTGGTGCTGTGGTCGGAGGGCCGGACATCAAAGATGAATATAAGGATTCTAGGGCGGATTTTGTTCATTCTGAACCAACTACTTATATAAATGCACCTCTTGTAGGTCTATTAGCTTTTTTCAAAGGACATTCCaattga